A single window of Aspergillus puulaauensis MK2 DNA, chromosome 5, nearly complete sequence DNA harbors:
- a CDS encoding M14 family metallopeptidase (COG:O;~EggNog:ENOG410PKS0;~InterPro:IPR000834;~go_function: GO:0004181 - metallocarboxypeptidase activity [Evidence IEA];~go_function: GO:0008270 - zinc ion binding [Evidence IEA];~go_process: GO:0006508 - proteolysis [Evidence IEA]) translates to MVPIHVKLGAIASTGLFLGLASVASAVTYGYNHVPVTKDSETVAGAFENIDDIQLLSPAFLTPDIRLPGFTNGTQGPSSQGDIEEFLEQLAGRNDYMTYGTANFTSQEHRSFPYIHLSSRRSSSIRRGDSSGKVRVWIQGAVHGNEPAGDETTQALLGKFDDDAEWAASILDKLELVILPRYNPDGVFYFQRTLATNLDPNRDHIKLASQQTRDIKQLMNSFNPHVIVDMHEYTASTSYGGGEYVPGSDGLFSAAKNLNINEGIRRLSEELFANNIADDMKAAGLRAEPYVTGSSVSNSSIVADFAEAGTDGKIGRNAMGLTQAVVFLLEMRGIGIADQEFQRRTAAGLTMLGSIVQTAADNAEKVFTTVEDGIEGFIGSGDDIVVTDYSKTEIRPFTMVDRKNGSVVHPSVRFASTTPSFANLTRSRPEAYLIPVAWADLAERLRVAGCEVETLDKPFVGAVEALTITSAEIDASYYEGVIRVTATTESSERELHLPKGSFRVSTRQKNAALAMVALEPENIDSYVSFNIVPVEEGDEYPIFRILS, encoded by the exons ATGGTTCCAATTCACGTCAAGCTGGGAGCAATTGCCTCCACGGGTCTCTTTCTCGGCCTTGCCTCTGTCGCAAGCGCTGTTACGTACGGATACAACCATGTTCCGGTCACAAAGGACTCTGAAACAGTTGCTGGTGCTTTCGAGAACATCGACGATATTCAGCTCTTGTCTCCGGCCTTCCTGACACCGGATATCCGACTTCCTGGATTCACCAATGGCACTCAGGGACCGTCTTCGCAAGGCGATATTG AGGAATTCCTCGAGCAACTAGCCGGACGCAACGACTACATGACCTATGGCACCGCCAACTTCACCTCGCAAGAGCACCGCTCGTTTCCCTACATCCACCTCTCCTCCAGGCGCAGCAGCTCCATCCGCCGCGGCGACTCGTCAGGCAAGGTGCGCGTGTGGATCCAGGGCGCTGTGCATGGCAATGAGCCCGCCGGCGACGAGACCACACAAGCCCTGCTAGGCAAattcgacgacgacgccgagtGGGCTGCCTCAATTCTCGACAAGCTCGAGCTCGTCATTCTCCCGCGGTATAACCCCGACGGCGTGTTCTACTTCCAGCGTACTCTCGCCACCAACCTCGACCCGAACCGTGACCATATCAAGCTTGCTAGCCAGCAGACGCGTGATATCAAACAGCTCATGAACAGTTTCAACCCGCATGTTATCGTCGACATGCACGAGTACACTGCGAGTACGTCTTATGGCGGGGGGGAGTACGTCCCCGGTTCAGACGGTCTGTTCTCCGCGGCGAAAAACCTCAATATCAACGAGGGGATCCGCAGGCTCTCCGAGGAGCTCTTCGCCAACAACATTGCCGACGATATGAAAGCCGCTGGCCTCCGCGCCGAGCCATACGTGACCGGCTCTTCTGTATCGAATTCTTCAATCGTCGCCGACTTCGCCGAGGCTGGCACGGACGGCAAGATTGGTCGCAACGCAATGGGCTTGACCCAAGCCGTCGTCTTCCTTCTAGAGATGCGCGGCATTGGGATTGCCGATCAAGAGTTCCAGCGTCGCACTGCTGCCGGTCTCACCATGCTGGGTAGTATTGTCCAGACTGCTGCCGATAATGCCGAGAAGGTCTTCACGACCGTCGAGGACGGCATTGAGGGGTTCATCGGATCCGGCGACGATATCGTCGTCACGGACTACAGTAAGACGGAGATTCGCCCCTTCACGATGGTCGACAGGAAGAATGGTAGTGTCGTCCACCCGTCCGTCCGCTTCGCATCCACGACCCCTTCCTTCGCTAATCTCACTCGCTCCCGTCCGGAGGCCTATCTGATCCCCGTGGCCTGGGCCGACCTCGCCGAGCGCCTTCGAGTCGCGGGCTGTGAAGTCGAAACGCTGGATAAGCCGTTCGTCGGGGCCGTCGAGGCGCTGACTATCACTTCCGCCGAGATCGATGCCTCCTACTACGAAGGCGTGATTCGCgtgacggcgacgacggagAGCAGTGAGCGCGAGCTTCACCTGCCAAAGGGGAGCTTCCGCGTAAGCACGAGACAGAAGAATGCTGCGCTGGCGATGGTGGCGCTGGAGCCGGAGAATATTGACTCGTATGTTTCATTCAATATTGTGcctgtggaggagggagatgagTATCCCATATTTAGGATCTTGTCctag
- a CDS encoding fungal specific transcription factor domain-containing protein (COG:S;~EggNog:ENOG410PKEF;~InterPro:IPR007219;~PFAM:PF04082;~TransMembrane:4 (o101-122i266-289o334-354i412-430o);~go_function: GO:0003677 - DNA binding [Evidence IEA];~go_function: GO:0008270 - zinc ion binding [Evidence IEA];~go_process: GO:0006351 - transcription, DNA-templated [Evidence IEA]) yields the protein MSAVPAQSSTLPDVGPKSTADTHVIYSYYPFLKADLSLMSEQDVRFLDSQGCFKIPGRQAVDQFIREYFLHVHSGLPLLDESAFWKMYSTSGNLPRSTPCLSLFVFQAILFVSCSFLLPATIRSLGFESTRSARATYYRRAKLLFDFGGESDSIANAQGALLLSYNASMRDRKRVNSLWLATAIQLAEDKGAHLAHLTPANSLENNALKRLWWCCIIRDRILPLGVRRKLHISFDDGDLKGMALTDDDFRDEINDSRVYDNETKRLLVRLFIMLCDLAGPLGDVILTIYPSNKPMDISSLSPSKLQQRLDRIQSCKHALQAWFERAVVMFPTPASIMGTSESLILYTNLMYIYYHSARLALYQHEALIYTAGLPGLGFKDNQLPQSIVQLEDAAAKITEGLKELIQLKLARYLPISVVAFAAVPLVLHIVDVKLSTTPSQIAQRQGQLNIYMQAMEGLQAQYDGTDEVWLFIRAVVDSVTGGGSSPKEQSYLTHGDDGLTPKYASSCEALQLPSNIPDFVPATSNWGNMLLQQPALYFRLTHTIDLSLSMGRYPEDSELPVVLRATRLPLYQISIGDMRDRCGSNRDSDALYQWDPPDDLNDQDSNGSSVAESNMVDPLGNPEGPMRYDHADLGLQVSLDAFEFDFGSGSASIFPQPSPTQLWE from the exons ATGTCAGCAGTTCCAGCACAGAGCTCTACATTACCAGATGTTGGACCGAAGTCCACTGCAGATACCCATGTGATTTATTCGTATTATCCTTTCCTCAAAGCCGATCTTTCTCTCATGTCCGAACAAGACGTCCGCTTCCTAGACTCGCAAGGATGTTTCAAGATCCCCGGTCGACAGGCAGTGGACCAATTCATCCGCGAATATTTCCTCCATGTCCATTCCGGCCTACCACTCCTTGACGAGTCCGCCTTCTGGAAAATGTATTCTACAAGCGGCAACTTGCCACGAAGCACTCCATGTTTATCCCTGTTTGTGTTTCAAGCAATTCTCTTCGTGTCATGCAGT TTTCTGCTTCCTGCAACCATCCGATCTCTGGGCTTTGAATCCACACGGAGTGCAAGGGCAACATACTACCGGCGTGCCAAG CTGTTATTTGACTTTGGCGGGGAATCAGACTCCATTGCAAATGCTCAGGGGGCACTGCTGCTCTCATATAATGCCTCAATGCGCGACCGTAAAAGAGTTAATTCTCTCTGGCTAGCAACAGCCATCCAGCTGGCGGAAGACAAAGGGGCGCATCTGGCTCACCTCACTCCGGCTAATTCATTAGAGAACAATGCGTTAAAACGGCTGTGGTGGTGCTGTATTATCCGGGACCGCATTCTCCCTCTTGGCGTGCGGCGGAAATTGCACATATCCTTTGATGACGGTGACCTGAAGGGTATGGCATTGACAGATGATGACTTTCGCGATGAGATAAATGACTCCCGAGTCTATGATAATGAGACCAAGAGACTATTGGTCCGACTGTTTATCATGCTCTGTGACCTCGCAGGACCCCTTGGAGACGTGATTCTGACTATTTACCCATCAAACAAACCAATGGATATTTCATCCCTGAGTCCATCGAAGCTTCAGCAGAGACTCGACCGCATCCAGTCGTGCAAGCATGCCCTGCAGGCTTGGTTCGAGAGGGCAGTCGTGATGTTCCCAACACCAGCTAGTATTATGGGTACCAGTGAATCCCTTATTCTATACACTAACctgatgtatatatattatca CTCCGCCCGACTGGCCTTGTACCAGCACGAAGCACTGATCTATACCGCGGGACTGCCTGGGCTTGGGTTCAAGGATAACCAGTTACCTCAGAGCATAGTACAGCTGGAAGACGCTGCAGCAAAGATCACCGAAGGCCTTAAGGAGCTTATCCAGCTGAAGCTTGCAAGGTATCTTCCAATAAGCGT TGTGGCTTTTGCAGCGGTGCCATTGGTGCTGCACATCGTCGACGTGAAGCTTTCTACCACACCATCCCAAATAGCGCAGCGGCAAGGCCAACTCAACATCTACATGCAGGCGATGGAAGGGCTGCAAGCACAATATGATGGTACAGATGAGGTTTGGCTCTTCATACGAGCGGTTGTCGATTCCGTTACAGGCGGCGGCTCGAGCCCGAAAGAGCAATCCTATCTGACCCACGGTGATGATGGCTTGACTCCGAAATATGCTTCTTCGTGCGAagccctccagctccccTCGAATATTCCCGATTTTGTCCCGGCCACCAGCAATTGGGGAAATATGCTTCTCCAGCAACCTGCCCTTTACTTCCGACTGACCCACACTATTGACCTTTCACTGTCTATGGGACGCTACCCCGAAGATTCGGAGCTCCCTGTCGTACTGAGGGCTACACGTCTTCCACTTTACCAAATTAGCATCGGCGATATGCGTGACAGGTGCGGCTCTAATAGAGACAGCGATGCACTTTACCAGTGGGACCCGCCCGACGACTTGAATGACCAAGACTCCAACGGGTCATCCGTAGCGGAATCCAATATGGTCGATCCTTTGGGGAACCCCGAGGGTCCTATGAGATATGATCATGCAGATCTAGGTCTGCAGGTGTCGCTCGATGCCTTTGAATTTGATTTTGGATCGGGGAGTGCCAGTATATTTCCGCAACCCTCGCCCACGCAGCTGTGGGAGTAA
- a CDS encoding DUF3712 domain-containing protein (COG:S;~EggNog:ENOG410PXTB;~InterPro:IPR022185;~PFAM:PF12505;~TransMembrane:1 (i55-81o)), with amino-acid sequence MSGNQKKNVSDAHQESSPGKEADENAEEGSVYAEGGILPPSTSAEKARSHFKRRWIWYLAGVIFLVIFLPVFFLVVIPAVAQLVINKSDLVLINAVVAQPNPSSVALTLEAKIDLKIILPVLIEPVTLSLFDREYGSDDAYATVAIAGQTVKSNYTLGAYDQLAPILNMTAWETFVRHVVFQEKMTLSLKGVTNGYLGVLKCHVTIDKDITAPVLNRFDGFFISDSTLLFPAESDGTNLIGNATLPNPTVLTLEVGTLVLDIRSGDLLIGNATLTDVTLRPGTNTFPLRGVLSISSLLKNLPEVLKTQGPALKAGNLSLDAATSSIHCNGKYVPYYTDVLRDLTLTANIGVVDLVKNTIHHLELNKSLMATLANASGRNSTDDRRSVRPSSTKDDDVTVRPGDSNRGTREGLAAGLKRNKHVRDILGDEAQNRQDEIMESLVALADTLYPGKPGS; translated from the exons ATGTCCGGAAATCAGAAGAAAAATGTTTCAGACGCTCATCAGGAGTCTTCACCCGGCAAGGAGGCCGACGAGAACGCCGAAGAGGGATCTGTCTATGCGGAGGGTGGCATACTGCCGCCGTCAACAAGCGCAGAGAAAGCCCGCAGCCATTTCAAGCGTCGCTGGATATGGTATTTGGCTGGGGTTATCTTCTTGGTCATCTTTCTGCCTGTGTT CTTCCTAGTCGTCATTCCTGCTGTCGCGCAGCTAGTCATCAACAAGTCAGACCTCGTCTTGATAAACGCGGTAGTGGCTCAGCCAAACCCATCATCGGTGGCCTTAACCCTCGAGGCTAAGATAGACTTGAAGATCATCTTACCTGTCCTAATTGAACCCGTCACCCTGAGCCTGTTCGACCGCGAGTATGGGTCAGATGATGCGTATGCAACAGTTGCCATTGCAGGGCAAACGGTCAAAAGCAACTACACTCTGGGCGCCTATGACCAACTCGCGCCAATCCTCAACATGACCGCCTGGGAGACCTTTGTCAGACATGTTGTCTTCCAGGAGAAAATGACGTTATCGCTAAAGGGAGTGACTAATGGGTATCTCGGGGTTTTGAAGTGCCATGTCACTATAGACAAGGACATCACTGCCCCAG TTTTGAATAGATTCGacggcttcttcatctccgATAGCACCCTGCTTTTCCCCGCGGAATCGGACGGTACAAACCTCATTGGCAATGCGACGCTTCCAAACCCGACCGTCCTCACCCTCGAAGTGGGTACTCTCGTCCTGGATATTAGGAGCGGAGATCTTCTCATCGGCAATGCCACACTTACAGATGTGACTCTTCGGCCTGGCACCAACACGTTCCCGCTCAGGGGCGTGCTGTCTATATCCAGCCTGCTGAAGAACTTACCCGAGGTTCTCAAAACACAGGGCCCGGCCCTGAAAGCTGGAAACTTGAGCCTCGACGCTGCGACTAGTTCGATCCACTGCAACGGGAAATATGTGCCGTATTACACGGATGTGTTACGCGATCTCACCCTCACTGCGAATATTGGCGTAGTTGATCTGGTGAAGAACACGATTCATCACCTGGAACTGAATAAAAGCCTCATGGCTACTCTGGCAAATGCTTCTGGTAGGAACAGCACCGATGACAGACGCTCGGTTCGCCCAAGTAGCACCAAGGATGACGATGTCACTGTTCGCCCGGGTGACTCCAATAGGGGCACCCGGGAAGGTCTGGCTGCAGGCCTGAAAAGGAATAAACATGTTCGAGACATTTTAGGGGACGAAGCCCAGAATAGGCAGGATGAAATAATGGAATCACTGGTAGCACTCGCCGATACTCTGTACCCAGGAAAACCTGGTTCTTAG
- a CDS encoding uncharacterized protein (COG:S;~EggNog:ENOG410PKEF), protein MGTRRRVLDHIWELFSYSRQVYEVANLISTRADDILQLAYLVTEEVFLCESSIPALPASSQRSIETWEQNKDLQCTRAELQLKPRTVDNWHDAFLQHTRGYLLLSITVDHFMSVGNLPGYNSLPDLVCSMPPLEQHYAKYQMDPKVLAQTVECSDHDPPVSEVLDATTSTNWNDFDSALEVEGLDHAEMWTLAELSTSYGSYISGFAHEFLGAAPLL, encoded by the exons ATGGGTACCCGGCGTCGTGTTCTAGATCACATCTGGGAGCTCTTTTCATATTCAAGGCAGGTGTACGAAGTGGCCAACCTTATTAGTACCCGGGCAGATGATATTCTCCAGTTGGCATATCTAGTAACTGAAGAAGTATTTCTCTGTGAATCTTCTATTCCTGCTCTACCAGCATCCAGTCAGCGATCTATCGAGACATGGGAGCAGAATAAAGACCTACAGTGTACCAGGGCTGAACTACAATTAAAGCCACGCACTGTTGATAACTGGCACGACGCCTTTCTGCAACATACCAGAGGATACctattactatctataacAGTCGACCATTTCATGTCTGTTGGGAATTTGCCGGGGTATAATTCTCTGCCTGACCTGGTTTGTTCCATGCCGCCGCTTG AGCAGCACTACGCCAAATATCAAATGGATCCCAAGGTGTTGGCCCAAACGGTGGAATGTAGCGATCATGATCCCCCAGTGTCTGAGGTGTTGGATGCTACCACGTCGACTAATTGGAACGATTTTGACTCTGCCCTCGAGGTGGAGGGACTGGATCACGCCGAAATGTGGACGCTGGCTGAACTCTCTACGTCTTATGGTTCCTACATTAGCGGTTTTGCCCATGAATTCCTTGGCGCCGCTCCTCTCCTATAA
- a CDS encoding F-box domain protein (COG:S;~EggNog:ENOG410PYZQ;~InterPro:IPR001810,IPR036047;~PFAM:PF00646;~go_function: GO:0005515 - protein binding [Evidence IEA]) — MAKCPIFSLPREIHDVIIDYLGPPEHLHLRAVCQSFRELIPPLCIQQLLQVEVSDFGLAKDLYTCRDCMRLRPRAKFADNMVKKKKAKGCAEAGKRFCVECGTSPNANSPLPATARYTRGCHVVILGEHHVVCYPCGRFGLGWGERGVYMDECRDCQLQERFLERWTEAEAHKARQKRLA; from the coding sequence ATGGCCAAATGCCCTATTTTCAGCCTTCCACGAGAAATCCACGACGTCATTATCGACTACCTCGGCCCCCCAGAGCATCTCCATCTGCGAGCAGTATGCCAATCCTTCCGCGAACTCATCCCCCCACTTtgcatccagcagctcctgCAAGTCGAAGTCTCGGATTTCGGGCTCGCAAAAGACCTATACACATGCCGAGACTGCATGCGGCTACGCCCAAGGGCAAAGTTCGCAGACAACAtggtcaagaagaagaaagcgaaagggTGTGCGGAAGCAGGGAAACGATTCTGCGTGGAATGCGGCACAAGCCCAAATGCAaactctcctcttcctgcaACGGCGCGCTATACCAGAGGCTGTCACGTCGTCATCTTAGGAGAGCACCATGTCGTCTGCTATCCTTGCGGGAGATTCGGTCTTGGCTGGGGGGAGAGGGGCGTTTACATGGATGAATGCCGTGATTGTCAGCTCCAGGAGAGGTTTTTGGAACGGTGGACTGAGGCTGAAGCGCACAAGGCACGACAGAAGAGGCTTGCgtaa
- a CDS encoding uncharacterized protein (COG:I;~EggNog:ENOG410PGIY;~InterPro:IPR042099,IPR000873,IPR025110;~PFAM:PF13193;~TransMembrane:1 (i12-31o)), translating to MEKFDLRLLLDSIQRFGITFLFLVPPVAVMLTKTPNLSEHDISSVKYLLCGAAPLSPETSAKIEEIFSINKARCRQGWGMTEATMAVTLFAPDEFDPSHRGVGYITPNMQIKVVKDNGEEAGYDEEGEALIRGPNIFKGYYRNEVATHDAWTDDGWLKTGDIVTIQPDGLVSIVDRKKELIKVNGFQVAPSEIEGCLLECPGVQDCAVIRVERNGGEHPQAHIVRSGDDVTAESILAFMEKRLSSHKRLSGGVVFTDTIPKSPSGKIIRRMLKDQHDKQRAAHL from the exons ATGGAGAAATTTGACCTGCGGTTGCTGCTCGACAGTATTCAACGCTTCGGTATTACATTTTTATTCCTTGTCCCCCCCGTTGCTGTAATGCTCACCAAGACGCCGAATCTATCTGAACATGATATTTCGAGTGTGAAGTACCTACTCTGTGGCGCGGCACCTCTAAGCCCTGAGACCTCTGCAAAGATAGAGGAGATCTTCAGCATAAATAAGGCGCGTTGCAGGCAGGGATGGGGCATGACTGAGGCTACTATGGCAGTCACCCTTTTCGCACCTGATGAGTTCGACCCATCGCACAGAGGTGTTGGCTACATAACCCCGAACATGCAGATCAAGGTTGTTAAGGACAACGGCGAGGAGGCAGGCTATGATGAGGAAGGCGAGGCGCTGATTCGCGGCCCAAACATCTTCAAAGGATACTATAGAAATGAAGTGGCGACCCATGACGCGTGGACAGACGACGGGTGGCTCAAAACCGGTGATATTGTTACTATCCAGCCAGATGGGCTGGTAAGCATTGTCGACCGCAAGAAG GAATTGATCAAGGTCAACGGATTCCAAGTGGCCCCGTCAGAAATTGAAGGATGTCTACTAGAGTGCCCAGGCGTCCAGGACTGCGCGGTAATTCGCGTAGAACG CAATGGTGGGGAGCACCCACAAGCCCATATCGTTCGAAGCGGAGATGATGTTACAGCGGAGTCAATCCTGGCGTTCATGGAAAAGAGACTCTCTAGTCACAAAAGGCTCAGCGGGGGAGTTGTGTTCACAGACACCATCCCCAAGTCGCCGTCAGGGAAGATCATCCGCCGCATGCTCAAGGATCAGCACGACAAGCAGCGAGCAGCGCATCTTTAG
- a CDS encoding aldehyde dehydrogenase family protein (COG:C;~EggNog:ENOG410QB8J;~InterPro:IPR015590,IPR044086,IPR029510,IPR016160, IPR016161,IPR016162,IPR016163;~PFAM:PF00171;~go_function: GO:0016491 - oxidoreductase activity [Evidence IEA];~go_function: GO:0016620 - oxidoreductase activity, acting on the aldehyde or oxo group of donors, NAD or NADP as acceptor [Evidence IEA];~go_process: GO:0055114 - oxidation-reduction process [Evidence IEA]): MTVTTTASSDNKLDFSTFSNIIDGQRSYTESTRCGTNPATNEKLFPCPVSTHEDVENAIEIAKSAFKTWRKTSIKHRKEQLGACAAALIEHKAEFARLLTIEQGKPTMFAEQEVDFGAHWLAGTCELDLPEEVVEDSSEKYIQTRYVPLGVVVGIVPWNFPIMLLCGKLAPAVMTGNTIIIKPSPFTPYCGIKIVELAQRFFPPGVIQVLSGDDSLGPWLTAHPGVDKISFTGSTATGKKVMESASKNLTRITLELGGNDAAIVCSDVNVEETVIQVANAAFLNSGQICIAIKRIYVHKDIYAHFRDAFVKYVSALKIGNGLEAGTFLGPVQNKLQYDRVGLFLDDIQRRKQAIATGGSVVGTATDGLFVHPTVIDNPPDDSKIVVEEPFGPIVPLLEWSDVDEVIDRANTSNMGLGSSVWTNDQTLAQRIAEDVEVGSVWTNEHLAIRPTAAFGGHKKSGIGAAWGLDGLRAYCNTQTLYFRRASA; encoded by the exons ATGACTGTAACAACGACCGCAAGCAGTGACAATAAGCTCGACTTTtcaaccttctccaacaTAATTGATGGACAACGCAGCTACACTGAGTCCACCCGATGCGGCACTAATCCCGCCACCAATGAAAAGCTTTTCCCCTGTCCTGTATCTACCCACGAGGACGTCGAAAATGCAATAGAAATAGCCAAATCGGCCTTCAAGACATGGAGAAAGACCTCTATTAAGCACCGAAAGGAGCAACTGGGGGCCTGCGCTGCTGCTCTAATTGAGCACAAGGCGGAATTTGCCAGGCTACTCACAATCGAGCAGGGAAAGCCG ACCATGTTCGCGGAACAGGAAGTCGACTTTGGTGCCCATTGGCTGGCCGGGACCTGTGAGCTTGACCTTCCCGAGGAAGTAGTGGAAGACAGTTCCGAGAAATATATACAAACAAGATATGTGCCACTTGGAGTAGTGGTTGGCATTGTTCCATGGAACT TTCCCATCATGCTGCTATGCGGTAAATTGGCGCCGGCGGTGATGACCGGCAACACCATCATTATCAAACCCTCGCCATTCACTCCGTATTGCGGTATCAAGATTGTGGAACTGGCACAACGGTTCTTCCCCCCGGGTGTCATTCAGGTGCTGAGCGGCGATGATAGCCTTGGCCCTTGGTTAACGGCACATCCCGGGGTTGACAAGATCAGCTTTACTGGGTCAACAGCTACTGGAAAGAAAGTCATGGAGAGCGCAAGCAAAAATCTAACGCGAATTACACTCGAGCT TGGTGGGAACGATGCCGCGATTGTCTGCTCTGATGTCAACGTGGAGGAAACGGTCATCCAGGTGGCGAATGCAGCCTTTTTGAATTCTGGGCAAATATGCATTGCGATTAAACGAATTTACGTCCACAAAGATATATATGCGCATTTCCGGGACGCCTTTGTCAAATACGTGTCGGCGTTGAAGATTGGCAATGGCTTGGAGGCAGGGACGTTCCTGGGGCCAGTACAGAACAAATTACAGTATGACCGTGTTGGATTATTCCTGGATGATATTCAGAGGCGGAAGCAGGCCATTGCCACCGGTGGAAGCGTTGTTGGAACAGCAACGGACGGCTTGTTCGTTCATCCCACAGTTATTGATAATCCTCCGGATGACAGTAAAATTGTCGTGGAGGAGCCCTTTGGACCTATTGTTCCATTGTTGGAATGGTCAGATGTTGACGAGGTTATCGACCGAGCGAACACCAGCAATATGGGCCTAGGATCCTCCGTTTGGACAAATGATCAAACCCTGGCCCAGAGAATCGCGGAAGATGTGGAGGTAGGCAGTGTGTGGACCAACGAGCATCTGGCTATTCGACCCACGGCTGCCTTTGGGGGCCACAAGAAGAGTGGAATTGGAGCTGCGTGGGGGTTGGATGGCCTGAGGGCGTACTGCAACACACAGACCCTTTACTTTCGCAGGGCCAGTGCTTAG